One Mycobacteroides abscessus ATCC 19977 genomic window carries:
- a CDS encoding sensor histidine kinase: MAWDTYCASRDERLREEQLALLVAVPGVRRGVPLRVSLVVGTLVLVALGLVASGIAVTTTMQRTMMNRADRELIDAANGWANRPPPPPPAFETTRHRPPSLFFIRTTDDRGRVVIMLNDRARADPDLPFDNDVGGRPVTVRSSDGGTEWRAVSRHDALGGYTTVARDITDVRTTVRDLLWLQVAIGIAVLTVLGVAGYWLVHRSLRPLAEVEATAADIAAGHLDRRVPERDPRTEVGRLSLALNGMLAQIQRAVADSEKSAKAARTSEERMRRFITDASHELRTPLTTIRGYAELYRQGAATDTELVLGRIEGESTRMGQLVEDLLLLARLDAHRPMEQRLVDLLVLATDAVHDAKATAPERDVELEVFDGPGTPEVIGDELRLRQVLGNLVSNALGHTTAAVRVRVGTEGDDAVLEVIDRGPGMTKTDAERVFERFYRADSSRTRSSGGTGLGLSIVDALTAAHGGTVTVHTAPGAGCRFEVRLPRADMTDDDADVDEPESATPDAAASEPKIVRASRSESAQP; this comes from the coding sequence GTGGCGTGGGATACGTATTGCGCGAGCCGCGATGAGCGTCTGCGCGAAGAGCAGTTGGCGCTGCTAGTGGCAGTCCCCGGCGTTCGTCGGGGTGTACCGCTGCGGGTGAGCCTTGTGGTCGGAACCCTGGTTTTGGTTGCGCTGGGGCTGGTGGCATCTGGCATCGCGGTGACCACCACCATGCAGCGCACCATGATGAACCGCGCCGATCGTGAACTGATCGACGCCGCGAATGGATGGGCCAATCGGCCGCCTCCACCGCCGCCGGCCTTTGAGACAACGCGCCATCGACCCCCGTCGTTGTTCTTCATCCGCACCACCGATGACCGTGGCCGGGTGGTCATCATGCTCAACGATCGGGCTCGGGCCGATCCCGATCTGCCCTTCGACAACGACGTGGGTGGCCGGCCGGTCACGGTGCGGTCGTCAGACGGCGGAACCGAGTGGCGCGCGGTGTCCCGGCACGACGCGTTGGGCGGCTACACGACTGTGGCGCGCGATATCACCGATGTGCGTACGACGGTTCGAGACCTGCTGTGGTTGCAAGTGGCGATTGGGATCGCGGTGCTGACCGTGCTCGGCGTAGCCGGGTATTGGTTGGTGCACCGCAGCCTGCGTCCGCTGGCTGAGGTGGAGGCGACGGCCGCCGACATCGCCGCCGGGCACCTGGACCGCCGGGTTCCAGAACGTGACCCGCGCACCGAAGTGGGCCGATTATCGTTGGCGCTCAACGGAATGCTCGCGCAAATCCAGCGTGCGGTGGCAGACTCGGAGAAATCCGCGAAGGCCGCGCGCACCTCCGAAGAGCGCATGCGCCGCTTCATCACCGATGCCAGTCATGAGCTGCGCACACCCTTGACCACCATTCGCGGCTATGCGGAGCTCTATCGACAGGGCGCGGCCACCGATACCGAACTGGTGCTCGGCCGCATCGAAGGGGAGTCAACCCGCATGGGACAACTGGTGGAGGATCTGCTGCTGCTGGCGCGGTTGGACGCGCATCGCCCCATGGAGCAGCGGTTGGTCGATTTGCTGGTGCTGGCCACCGACGCCGTTCACGACGCGAAAGCCACTGCCCCCGAACGTGATGTGGAATTGGAGGTGTTCGATGGCCCGGGCACTCCGGAGGTGATCGGTGATGAGCTCAGGCTACGTCAGGTCCTCGGCAATCTGGTGAGCAACGCATTGGGTCACACCACTGCCGCAGTGCGGGTCCGGGTCGGTACCGAGGGCGATGACGCCGTCCTCGAGGTCATCGACCGTGGACCCGGTATGACCAAGACGGACGCCGAGCGTGTCTTCGAACGGTTCTATCGCGCGGATTCCTCGCGCACCCGAAGCAGCGGCGGCACCGGACTCGGCCTGTCGATCGTTGACGCCCTCACCGCCGCGCACGGTGGCACCGTCACGGTGCACACCGCGCCCGGCGCGGGCTGTCGATTCGAGGTTCGGCTGCCGCGCGCCGACATGACCGACGACGACGCGGACGTGGACGAGCCCGAATCGGCGACGCCGGATGCCGCGGCATCCGAACCAAAGATCGTGCGGGCTAGTCGATCTGAGTCAGCGCAGCCTTGA
- a CDS encoding PPE domain-containing protein — protein MTAPIWMAEPPEVHSALLSAGPGPGAVLAAAVQWQEIGNNYANTAVELAQVLAGVRAGSWQGPSASEYVAAHLPYLAWLEQAAAESSVIAAQHETTAAAYNSALAAMPTLAELAANHITHGVLVGTNFFGINTIPIALNEADYVRMWVQAAATMSAYQATTEAMTSAIPPTQQPPAILSPGGEARSDQSDVPGSPDQIMKMLQGFQQWFEKMGFNPATSAVLAVIMLFLYDLLWYPYYASYLLPFLIPALSGLSGLAALMHLRPAAPGPVPAAALSPGDRPIRRPTQHVEPNLAALPLPTSSVVPSGGSSVPVSTPTAPAHTVSSVPAPSAAISYAIPGLVPPGVSFGPKSTEKSSESAVDTVAAVAAARGAVAAQARRRLRGKNKAEAGGRRHEYLEETAGMGATATADVPAYAATGRGTGPLGFAGTAPAAASTHVAATVRLSSDEARQVIPMLPSTWDADGGDQN, from the coding sequence GTGACGGCACCGATATGGATGGCAGAGCCTCCGGAGGTGCATTCGGCGCTGTTGAGCGCGGGACCCGGGCCGGGTGCGGTGCTGGCCGCTGCCGTGCAATGGCAAGAGATCGGGAACAACTACGCCAACACGGCGGTGGAGCTGGCTCAGGTATTGGCCGGGGTGCGGGCGGGCAGTTGGCAAGGGCCCAGCGCCTCGGAATACGTGGCCGCTCACCTGCCCTACTTGGCCTGGCTCGAACAGGCCGCGGCGGAGAGCAGTGTCATTGCCGCACAACATGAAACAACCGCAGCAGCTTATAACAGCGCCCTGGCGGCCATGCCCACGCTCGCGGAGTTGGCCGCTAACCACATTACGCACGGAGTCCTGGTCGGCACGAATTTTTTTGGAATCAACACCATCCCCATCGCGCTCAACGAAGCCGACTACGTTCGTATGTGGGTGCAGGCGGCGGCCACCATGAGTGCTTACCAAGCGACCACGGAGGCCATGACGTCGGCGATACCGCCAACCCAGCAGCCGCCCGCAATCCTCAGCCCGGGCGGTGAGGCCCGCAGTGATCAATCGGACGTTCCGGGATCACCGGATCAGATCATGAAGATGCTGCAGGGCTTTCAGCAGTGGTTCGAGAAGATGGGCTTCAACCCGGCGACCTCGGCAGTACTGGCCGTGATCATGCTGTTTCTCTATGACCTGTTGTGGTACCCGTACTACGCCTCGTACCTGTTGCCCTTCCTGATCCCCGCTCTTAGCGGGCTGAGCGGCCTGGCCGCGCTGATGCACCTGCGGCCGGCGGCTCCCGGACCGGTGCCGGCGGCCGCGCTGTCCCCGGGAGACAGGCCGATACGCCGGCCAACCCAACACGTGGAGCCCAATCTTGCTGCCCTGCCGCTGCCCACTTCCTCCGTGGTTCCCTCGGGCGGCTCCTCGGTGCCGGTATCCACACCGACCGCGCCCGCTCATACCGTGTCTTCGGTCCCGGCTCCATCCGCGGCCATCAGCTACGCGATACCGGGTTTGGTACCACCCGGGGTGAGTTTTGGACCCAAGAGCACCGAGAAGTCATCCGAGTCGGCCGTCGACACCGTCGCTGCCGTCGCGGCGGCGAGAGGGGCTGTGGCGGCCCAGGCCCGGCGCAGGTTGCGCGGTAAGAACAAGGCCGAGGCCGGGGGCAGGCGACACGAGTACCTGGAAGAGACGGCCGGAATGGGGGCGACGGCCACTGCAGACGTTCCGGCGTACGCGGCGACCGGCCGGGGCACCGGCCCCCTCGGCTTCGCGGGCACCGCGCCGGCCGCAGCGAGTACACACGTCGCCGCAACGGTCAGGCTCTCGTCCGATGAGGCCCGGCAGGTGATACCCATGCTGCCGAGCACGTGGGACGCCGATGGCGGCGACCAGAATTAG
- a CDS encoding alpha/beta fold hydrolase codes for MSRLSTFTNDGLTFDVIDEGALDGPVIVALHGFPERATMWEEVIPQLTGAGFRVLAPNQRGYSPGARPVGVRNYAVDKLEGDIIALVDQAGVRKFHVLAHDWGAAVAWQLAGNHADRVQTLSILSVPHPRAFQDAMLRGQLLHSWYMLLFQIPRLPEWLFGFNETEAFKKFGKSWMKVSDRLAERIRELFSEPGATTATVNWYRAMRYSLRSPARPSRVPTLFIWSDGDSAVTRAAADATPKYVEAPYRFEVFEGVSHWIAEERPLETAALVLEHIAEYSA; via the coding sequence ATGAGCAGACTGAGCACCTTCACCAATGACGGGCTGACTTTCGACGTCATCGACGAGGGTGCCCTCGACGGTCCGGTCATCGTTGCGCTGCACGGCTTTCCCGAACGCGCGACCATGTGGGAAGAGGTCATCCCCCAGCTGACCGGCGCCGGCTTCCGGGTATTGGCCCCCAATCAGCGAGGCTATTCCCCCGGTGCCCGCCCTGTCGGTGTCCGAAATTATGCCGTGGACAAGCTCGAGGGCGACATCATCGCGCTCGTCGATCAAGCCGGTGTCCGTAAATTCCATGTGCTGGCACACGACTGGGGTGCGGCGGTGGCCTGGCAACTCGCCGGCAACCACGCTGACCGCGTGCAAACGTTGTCGATTCTCTCGGTTCCGCATCCACGTGCGTTCCAGGATGCGATGCTGCGCGGTCAGCTGCTGCACTCCTGGTACATGCTGCTGTTCCAGATCCCGCGGCTTCCGGAGTGGCTCTTCGGCTTCAACGAGACGGAGGCGTTCAAGAAGTTCGGCAAGTCCTGGATGAAGGTGTCCGACCGGCTCGCCGAACGTATCCGGGAGTTGTTCAGCGAGCCCGGTGCCACCACTGCGACGGTGAATTGGTATCGGGCGATGCGTTATTCGCTTCGATCGCCGGCTCGGCCCTCGCGCGTGCCCACCCTGTTCATTTGGAGTGACGGAGACTCCGCCGTCACCCGCGCGGCCGCGGACGCCACTCCCAAGTATGTGGAGGCGCCGTATCGCTTCGAGGTCTTCGAGGGTGTGTCCCATTGGATCGCCGAGGAGCGGCCTCTTGAGACTGCCGCGTTGGTCCTCGAGCATATCGCCGAGTACTCGGCCTAA
- a CDS encoding YidH family protein: MITDEIAGTEPDYRFTLANERTYLAWVRTSLALIASGVALMQFVPEFGIPGARHVVSIVLVTTGGLLAMAAARRRRCVQEAMRRDMALPPSHMPTFLSVLLLAMVVLLVALLCTG, from the coding sequence GTGATCACCGACGAGATCGCGGGTACCGAGCCCGACTACCGATTCACGCTCGCCAATGAACGGACCTACCTGGCCTGGGTGCGTACTTCCTTGGCGCTGATCGCCAGCGGTGTCGCACTCATGCAGTTCGTTCCGGAGTTCGGGATTCCGGGTGCCCGGCACGTGGTGAGCATCGTGTTGGTGACGACGGGCGGGTTGCTGGCCATGGCGGCCGCACGGCGCCGACGCTGTGTGCAGGAGGCCATGCGGCGCGATATGGCGCTGCCGCCGAGCCATATGCCGACGTTCCTCAGCGTGCTGTTGCTGGCGATGGTGGTGCTCTTGGTGGCGCTGCTGTGCACGGGCTAG
- a CDS encoding HNH endonuclease signature motif containing protein, producing MCLGCGAPLTKRSQKVYCGNACQALARRDVCTQLWLESGEAWVDSRRGHYIRAFLTEAQSDRCAICGGASSWQGSPLVFVLDHVDGNPANNCRDNLRLVCPNCDSQLPTYKSRNRGNGRSSRRRRYADGKSY from the coding sequence GTGTGCCTCGGCTGTGGTGCGCCGCTAACCAAGCGCAGCCAGAAGGTTTACTGCGGTAACGCCTGCCAGGCGCTGGCCAGGCGAGACGTATGCACTCAACTGTGGCTTGAATCCGGTGAGGCCTGGGTCGACAGTCGTCGCGGGCACTACATTCGAGCCTTCCTTACCGAGGCTCAATCGGACCGTTGCGCGATCTGTGGCGGCGCGAGCAGTTGGCAAGGCTCCCCGCTCGTTTTCGTTCTGGACCATGTCGACGGAAACCCGGCCAACAATTGCCGCGACAATCTGCGGCTCGTCTGCCCGAACTGCGACTCGCAACTGCCGACCTACAAGAGCCGCAATCGTGGCAATGGACGCAGTTCCCGCCGGCGGCGCTATGCCGACGGTAAGTCGTACTAG
- a CDS encoding TetR/AcrR family transcriptional regulator yields MTWSNVIYGDLVSPTQAERRESTIARLLDSGIDTIAELGYSRASVQRIAKRAGLSYGALFRHFPTVGDFMAEVARETLRRQLATVRAQFDRAGDRLAEFEDVMAVMRSLKEEPINAVLYELMVAARTDEQLRETLQVAVAEYGAQMVELARSVPGTDRLSESELITLVFMITDMFDGEALVQTLRPYPELVAGRDELLAKLLRGYRPDA; encoded by the coding sequence GTGACATGGTCCAACGTGATCTACGGTGACCTTGTGAGCCCCACCCAGGCCGAGCGCCGCGAGTCGACCATTGCCAGGCTGCTCGACTCCGGTATCGACACCATCGCCGAACTGGGGTATTCACGCGCCTCGGTGCAGCGCATCGCCAAACGAGCCGGGTTGTCCTACGGGGCGTTATTCCGGCACTTCCCGACAGTTGGCGATTTCATGGCAGAAGTGGCGCGCGAGACGCTGCGCCGTCAGCTGGCGACCGTGCGGGCGCAGTTCGACCGGGCCGGGGACCGGCTGGCGGAATTCGAGGACGTGATGGCCGTGATGCGCTCACTCAAAGAAGAGCCCATCAACGCCGTGCTCTATGAGCTCATGGTGGCCGCGCGCACCGATGAGCAGCTGCGCGAGACGCTGCAGGTCGCGGTGGCCGAGTACGGCGCGCAGATGGTCGAGCTCGCGCGGTCGGTGCCGGGGACGGACCGATTGTCCGAGTCCGAGCTCATCACGCTGGTCTTCATGATCACCGACATGTTCGACGGCGAGGCGTTGGTGCAGACGTTGCGCCCATATCCGGAGCTGGTCGCCGGACGTGACGAGTTACTGGCCAAGTTGCTGCGAGGGTACCGCCCGGATGCCTAG
- a CDS encoding EamA family transporter yields MTTRHRLLGLTVAVLWGVNFVAIHAGLEHFPPLFFAGLRFAVLALPVILFVPWPRVPVRWLLLYGLGFGTIQFAFLFLAMANGMPTGLASLVLQASAPFTAILGVVLLGERMSAVQVTGISLAVAGMALIAADRATHGASAAVVPVVVTLLGALGWAFGNIASRKAMEHNTDPHTPLRLTLWMSVVPPIPLFALSAFLEGPDAGWKALTSIGTHSGLIALAGLVYIVVLATIVGLGLWTYLMGRYPASRVAPFSLLVPIVGITTSWLALGERPTALELVGAAVVITGCLIGMTARPAARAPQHTDTPERGPRELSACAAPAGH; encoded by the coding sequence ATGACTACTCGGCACCGTCTCCTCGGATTGACCGTCGCCGTGCTGTGGGGAGTCAATTTCGTGGCCATTCACGCTGGACTGGAGCACTTCCCACCACTGTTCTTTGCGGGTCTGCGGTTCGCTGTGTTGGCGCTGCCGGTAATCCTGTTCGTTCCCTGGCCTCGGGTGCCGGTGCGATGGCTGCTGCTCTACGGACTCGGATTCGGCACCATCCAGTTCGCATTCCTGTTCCTGGCCATGGCCAACGGCATGCCGACCGGTCTGGCGTCCCTGGTCCTGCAGGCCTCCGCGCCGTTCACGGCGATCCTCGGTGTGGTGCTGCTCGGCGAGCGGATGTCCGCCGTGCAGGTCACGGGAATCTCGCTCGCGGTCGCCGGGATGGCACTCATCGCGGCCGATCGCGCCACGCATGGTGCTTCGGCCGCGGTGGTGCCGGTAGTCGTGACGCTGCTCGGCGCGCTGGGCTGGGCCTTCGGCAACATCGCCAGCCGAAAGGCCATGGAACACAACACCGATCCCCACACGCCCCTGCGGCTCACCCTGTGGATGTCCGTGGTGCCGCCCATCCCTCTGTTCGCCCTGTCGGCTTTTCTCGAAGGGCCGGACGCGGGCTGGAAGGCGCTCACCTCGATCGGCACACATAGTGGGCTGATCGCCCTGGCCGGCCTCGTCTACATCGTGGTGCTGGCCACCATCGTCGGCCTGGGCCTGTGGACGTATCTGATGGGCCGATATCCGGCGAGCCGGGTGGCCCCGTTCTCGCTGCTGGTTCCCATCGTGGGCATCACCACGTCCTGGCTCGCACTCGGTGAGCGGCCCACCGCACTCGAACTCGTCGGAGCCGCGGTGGTGATCACAGGGTGCCTGATCGGCATGACCGCACGCCCCGCCGCCCGCGCACCCCAGCACACCGACACACCCGAGCGCGGACCGCGTGAGCTGTCTGCCTGCGCCGCCCCCGCGGGCCACTAA
- a CDS encoding LysR family transcriptional regulator has translation MDVRRLRILREFADRGTVGEVADAMSLTPSAVSQQLKVLTREAGVPLLRQDGRGIALTEAGHALVLRADEVIAAVDRADEEMVAYREGTQPVVRVASFPSGAGVLLPRVVAAVAEAVDIRPSDEDVTYGEAPGLLTEYDLVITHRDERAAALQSPRVWSTTLLREPIDLLVHRDHPLAACDSVTPAELADETWISVPEGFPVDDVLVSLGVSTGIIPRVRFRFKDFQIVEDMVAHGHGVALMPRYASRSPRVARVVIREVRAARLYEVLARPGARHRPAIAATIQGLRDAAAVLESR, from the coding sequence ATGGATGTGCGCCGCCTGCGGATTCTGCGTGAATTTGCCGACCGGGGCACCGTCGGAGAGGTGGCGGATGCGATGAGCCTCACGCCCTCGGCGGTATCCCAGCAGCTGAAGGTGCTGACGCGTGAGGCCGGTGTACCGCTGCTGCGTCAGGATGGCCGGGGTATCGCGCTCACCGAGGCCGGCCACGCGCTGGTGCTGCGCGCCGATGAGGTGATTGCCGCGGTCGATCGTGCGGACGAGGAAATGGTGGCGTACCGGGAGGGCACGCAGCCTGTGGTGCGGGTGGCGTCATTCCCATCCGGAGCGGGGGTGCTGCTGCCCAGGGTGGTGGCGGCCGTGGCGGAGGCGGTGGACATACGCCCCAGCGATGAGGACGTCACCTACGGCGAGGCGCCGGGGCTGCTGACCGAATACGACCTTGTCATCACGCACCGCGACGAGCGGGCCGCGGCCTTGCAGTCGCCGAGAGTCTGGTCGACGACACTGCTGCGTGAGCCGATCGATCTGCTGGTACACCGGGATCACCCACTTGCGGCCTGCGACTCGGTGACACCGGCCGAGCTGGCCGATGAGACGTGGATCAGCGTGCCCGAGGGCTTCCCGGTTGACGACGTTCTGGTCTCTCTCGGGGTTTCCACCGGGATCATTCCGCGAGTCCGGTTCCGGTTCAAGGATTTTCAGATCGTTGAGGACATGGTGGCTCATGGGCACGGTGTCGCGCTGATGCCGCGATACGCGAGCCGCAGCCCGCGGGTGGCAAGAGTGGTGATCCGCGAGGTGCGTGCCGCGCGGTTGTACGAGGTGTTGGCGCGGCCCGGTGCACGGCACCGGCCGGCTATCGCCGCGACCATCCAGGGGCTGCGGGACGCGGCGGCGGTGCTGGAATCGCGTTAG
- a CDS encoding N-acyl-D-amino-acid deacylase family protein, translating into MSVYDLIIRDGLWFDGTDSEPRKANLGIKEGRVATVSTTALDETDCPEVIDAGGKWVLPGFVDIHTHYDAEVLLNPGLDESVRHGVTTIVLGCCSMSTVYAKPEDAADLFSRVEAVPRKHVIGALNEFQDWTDPESYVKKIDALPLGPNVTSFLGHSDLRTAVMGLGRATNNWSFPTRKELDRMADMLDKALDAGMLGMSGMDAPIDKLDGDRYRSRALPSTYAWWHERWRLINVLRKRDRILQSAPNINNPLTAVLFFLSTGTRFFKRRKAVPVSLLVAADSKSIKGANVFFSAAARIGNKVFKSNVKFQHMPLPFTLYSDGIDLPVFEEFGAGTAALHIREQLDRNKLMADKEYRRKFRREFAIKKHKPGLWHKDFHDAVIVECPDASLVGKTFGQIGDERGIAPLDAFLDVLVDNGEKNVRWTTTVGNHRPKVLDEMAKDPNFQLGFSDAGAHLRNMAFYNFSLRFLKRMNDAQKAGKPVMSLGQAVHRLTGELASWFGLDAGYLREGDRADFVIIDPEKLDGTVDAYNEAQAPFFDNLSRMVNRNDETVVATAVGGKVVFRLGEFIEGYGHDLQTGRYLKAGEKLALR; encoded by the coding sequence ATGAGCGTTTACGACCTCATCATTCGCGACGGCCTCTGGTTCGACGGCACCGATTCCGAGCCCCGTAAGGCCAACCTCGGCATCAAAGAAGGGCGGGTCGCTACCGTCTCCACCACTGCGCTCGACGAGACCGATTGCCCCGAGGTGATCGACGCAGGCGGCAAATGGGTGCTGCCCGGCTTCGTCGATATTCACACCCACTATGACGCCGAGGTGCTGCTCAACCCCGGACTCGACGAGTCGGTGCGCCACGGTGTCACGACCATCGTGCTGGGCTGCTGTTCCATGTCGACCGTCTACGCCAAGCCCGAGGACGCCGCCGACCTGTTCAGCCGTGTGGAGGCGGTGCCGCGTAAACATGTCATCGGCGCGCTCAACGAGTTCCAGGACTGGACCGATCCGGAGAGCTACGTCAAGAAGATCGATGCACTCCCCCTCGGCCCCAATGTGACGTCCTTCCTTGGGCATTCGGATCTGCGCACTGCCGTCATGGGGCTGGGCCGTGCCACCAACAACTGGTCCTTCCCCACCCGCAAGGAACTCGACCGCATGGCCGACATGCTCGACAAGGCACTCGACGCGGGCATGCTCGGCATGTCCGGCATGGACGCCCCGATCGACAAGCTCGACGGCGACCGCTACCGCTCCCGCGCCCTGCCATCGACCTACGCGTGGTGGCACGAGCGCTGGCGCCTCATCAACGTGTTGCGCAAGCGTGACCGCATTCTGCAGAGCGCCCCCAATATCAACAACCCGCTCACCGCGGTGCTGTTCTTCCTGTCCACAGGAACCCGATTCTTCAAGCGCCGCAAGGCTGTTCCCGTCAGTCTGCTGGTCGCGGCCGACTCCAAGAGCATCAAGGGCGCGAACGTGTTCTTCAGCGCCGCCGCCCGGATCGGCAACAAGGTCTTCAAGTCCAACGTCAAATTCCAGCACATGCCGTTGCCGTTCACGCTGTATTCCGATGGCATCGATCTGCCGGTGTTCGAGGAGTTCGGCGCCGGCACCGCGGCATTACACATTCGCGAGCAACTGGATCGCAACAAGCTGATGGCCGACAAAGAGTACCGCCGCAAGTTCCGGCGTGAGTTCGCCATCAAGAAACACAAGCCGGGCTTGTGGCACAAGGACTTCCACGATGCCGTGATCGTCGAATGCCCCGATGCCTCGCTGGTCGGCAAGACGTTCGGACAGATCGGCGACGAGCGCGGCATCGCCCCGCTCGATGCGTTCCTGGACGTACTGGTCGACAACGGCGAGAAGAACGTTCGCTGGACGACGACCGTCGGCAACCACCGCCCGAAGGTGCTCGACGAGATGGCCAAGGATCCCAACTTCCAGCTGGGCTTCTCCGACGCCGGTGCGCATCTGCGCAATATGGCCTTCTACAACTTCTCCCTGCGCTTCCTCAAGCGCATGAACGACGCGCAGAAGGCCGGGAAGCCGGTCATGTCCCTGGGACAGGCGGTGCACCGGCTGACCGGCGAGCTCGCCTCGTGGTTCGGGCTGGACGCCGGCTACCTACGCGAGGGCGACCGCGCCGATTTCGTCATCATCGACCCGGAGAAGCTGGATGGCACCGTCGACGCCTATAACGAGGCCCAGGCTCCGTTCTTCGACAACCTATCGCGCATGGTGAACCGCAACGACGAGACCGTGGTGGCCACTGCGGTCGGCGGCAAGGTCGTGTTCCGTCTCGGCGAGTTCATCGAGGGATACGGACATGACCTGCAAACAGGCCGATACCTGAAGGCCGGTGAGAAGCTCGCCCTCCGATGA
- a CDS encoding HIT family protein has translation MSSVFTKIINGELPGRFVYEDDDVVAFLTIAPITQGHTLVVPRAEIDQWQDIDEALFAKVNLVAQRIGRAVRKAFDAPRAGYIIAGMEVPHLHVHVFPGYQLTDFSFENADPNASAESLDEAQAKIKAALTQID, from the coding sequence ATGTCGAGTGTGTTCACGAAGATCATCAACGGAGAACTCCCCGGTCGGTTCGTCTACGAGGACGACGACGTCGTCGCCTTTCTGACCATCGCCCCGATCACCCAGGGCCACACCCTGGTGGTGCCCCGCGCCGAGATCGACCAGTGGCAGGACATCGACGAGGCGCTTTTCGCGAAGGTCAATCTCGTGGCGCAGCGCATCGGCCGCGCCGTCCGCAAGGCCTTCGACGCACCGCGCGCCGGCTACATCATCGCGGGCATGGAAGTGCCACACCTACACGTACATGTTTTCCCGGGCTACCAGCTCACCGATTTCAGCTTCGAGAATGCCGATCCCAACGCTTCGGCGGAATCCCTCGACGAGGCACAGGCCAAGATCAAGGCTGCGCTGACTCAGATCGACTAG
- a CDS encoding response regulator transcription factor gives MVSITTETHQGTFSANGTTPAKVLVVDDESNIVELLSVSLKFQGFDVYTADSGAAALDLARTVRPDAVILDVMMPGMDGFGVLRRLRADGIDAPTLFLTARDGLQDKIAGLTLGADDYVTKPFSLEEVVARLRVILRRSGMGSEPARKSRLSFADIELDEDTHEVWKAGEPVALSPTEFTLLRYFMINAGTVLSKPKILDHVWRYDFGGDVNVVESYVSYLRRKIDNGEKRLLHTLRGVGYVLREPR, from the coding sequence ATGGTGAGCATCACGACAGAGACACACCAAGGAACCTTCTCCGCCAACGGCACCACCCCCGCCAAGGTGCTGGTGGTCGACGATGAATCGAACATCGTCGAGTTGCTCTCGGTCAGTCTCAAATTCCAGGGCTTTGATGTCTATACCGCAGACAGCGGAGCCGCCGCCCTGGACCTGGCGCGCACGGTCCGCCCCGACGCGGTGATCCTCGACGTGATGATGCCCGGAATGGATGGATTCGGAGTTCTGCGCAGGCTGCGCGCCGACGGCATCGACGCACCGACACTGTTCCTCACGGCACGGGACGGCCTGCAGGACAAGATCGCCGGCCTGACGCTGGGCGCAGACGACTACGTGACCAAGCCATTCAGTCTGGAAGAGGTGGTTGCCCGGCTGCGGGTGATCCTGCGCCGGTCCGGCATGGGCTCCGAGCCGGCTCGCAAGTCGCGACTGAGCTTCGCCGATATCGAACTCGATGAGGACACCCATGAGGTGTGGAAGGCGGGGGAGCCGGTGGCGCTGTCTCCCACGGAGTTCACACTGCTGCGCTATTTCATGATCAACGCGGGCACCGTGCTCAGTAAGCCCAAGATCCTCGATCATGTGTGGCGCTACGACTTCGGTGGCGACGTGAACGTGGTGGAGTCCTACGTCTCGTATCTGCGCCGCAAGATCGACAACGGTGAGAAGCGGCTATTGCATACTCTTCGTGGCGTGGGATACGTATTGCGCGAGCCGCGATGA